CAGATGGTTATAAAATCGAAATTATCGGTAATTAACAAGTCCTTAATAAAACTAAACGTTGTCCAAATTGCACAACCAAGCTTGAATAAGAATAAAACAATATCAGGCATCCGAACTTTTAAATGAGTTGAATGCCTTTTTGGGGATAATAATATGATATTACGAAGAAAATTAGCGAATCACTTTTTCTTAACTAAACGATTATTATGAATAAACCGCTGATCTGACAATCAGCATCTCATCATTACAAAAAAAGAGGAAGGCGTGATATTTAATGACAAAAAAGAACAAAGAGTTATCACTTGATGAATTAAGAGCTCAATCAGAAAAATCAAAAACATCATTATCATTTGAAAAAAAGATGATTGGCGGGTATGATCAAAAACAGGTTACTGAATATATCAATAAATTAACTGCAGATTTAAATAATGCTGAAGAAACCTTTAATAGTCGACTTGAAGACTACACTTCAATGATAACAATGTTAAAGCAAGAACGTGATCAATATGGCGAAATGTATAATATTTGTAAAAGTTCAAAAATTGAAATGCTGAATCAGATTGATGAACTAAAAAAAGAAAATGACACATTAAATCAATTGATTACTGAATTATCAGTTGATTCAAAAACCAAACAAAGTGGTCATAATCAAGAACTTCTTGAAACAACTGAAAAAATTGCTGAAGATCATGAAGCGTTGAAATATGAACAAGAAAGTATTGAATTAAAAAAACAACTCGATCAATTGAAACAAATGGTTAAGAATTTAAATGAAGAACTTGCAAATTACGCTCAAGATCATTTAAAAGATTCTCATTCTGAAGATGATTTTA
This is a stretch of genomic DNA from Acetobacterium woodii DSM 1030. It encodes these proteins:
- a CDS encoding coiled-coil domain-containing protein, translated to MTKKNKELSLDELRAQSEKSKTSLSFEKKMIGGYDQKQVTEYINKLTADLNNAEETFNSRLEDYTSMITMLKQERDQYGEMYNICKSSKIEMLNQIDELKKENDTLNQLITELSVDSKTKQSGHNQELLETTEKIAEDHEALKYEQESIELKKQLDQLKQMVKNLNEELANYAQDHLKDSHSEDDFIKNNSDDRNVIKSQYEDILKERGALLIENKRLLEENEKTKIDQINLTRENERLQALHQKYNLKIQELTSEYESNLTKFVENHQKIITQFSENMPISFNQIIVDETNRPENE